The window ATAAAATCTTTTTATTTCCTTATAATTTACAATTCCTAATTCTTTTTCATTTGGCTTTCCAAAATTTATTTTTGCTTTTTCCACATCAGTAAGAACAAATAAAATATTTGCACTAATAATTTCAGCGAGTCTTTCACCAGCTAAATCTTTATCTATGACTGCTTCAATACCTTTTATTATTCCTTGGTCATCTTTTAAAACAGGTATGCCGCCTCCACCTGATGCAATAACAATAACCCCTGCATCAACAAGCTTTTTTATGACTTCTCCTTCCAAATTAGCAATAGGGTCAGGTGAAGGAACTACTCTTCTCCAGCAACGATCGCCATTAGGCTTGACTTTTTTAAAGATATAATCGGGATTATTCCTTTTCATTTCATCCGCTTCTTCTTCATTTAAAAAATTTCCAACAGGTTTAGAGGCATTTTCTCCTTCAAACTCAGGGTCATTTCTATCTACTAATACCTGGTTCAATATAGCACAGACCGGTTTATTAATATTCTTTTCTTTCAGATGGTTAATCAAAGTCTGTTGTAACATATATCCAATCTGTCCCTGGGTCATTGCCCCTACTACATCCATTGGGTGGGCAGGGACAACTTCTTCGGCTGCTTTCTGCTGAACCATAAGATTTCCAACTTGCGGCCCGTTTCCATGTGTTATAACTAAACGATCTTCTGGTGCTAATTTTTCAATAATATTGGTAATATATTGTGTAGTTTTCCAGCAATTCCGAAATTGCTCTTCAGAAGAACCCTTTTCGTTTGACTGTTTAATAGCATTTCCGCCTAAAGCTATTAATATAACCTTTGCCATATCTATTCTACTCTCCTTTTTTAATATCCGTAAATTACTATTAAAATAAATTTCTTTTATATCCTACTTTATTTGATATTTTTTCAGCAGCTTTAGTCAGGTTTTCTATAAAATAAGATAATTTATTAATTGGAATTCTGCTTACCAATCCAGTGATTGTTAAACTGGCTATAGGCTGATTATTTAAGTCCTTGATTGGAACAGAGATTGCTCTAATCCCTACTTCTAATTCCTCATCACAAACAGCAAAATTTTGTAATTTTACGGTTTGTAAATGTTTTTTCAACATATCGGGATCTGTAATGGTCTTGGATGTATATTTACGAAATTGGTTATTTGTAATAATACGAGAAATTTCTTTGGGTGCTTGATATGCTAGCAAAATTTTTGCTGATGCTGCACAATGAAAAGGCATTATTTTGCCTACTTCTACAAATAGATGATGAGCATGAGAATTGTGAGATGAAACAACAGAGTCAATGCAAATTCCCTTTCCATCCTGCCAAATACATAAAAATGTCGTTAAATGGGTTTCCATACAGACTGCTTTCAATATGTTTTTTGAATATTGCCTGAAATCAAAGGAATCATAAAAAGAATTTGCATATTTTAAAATCTGCACCCCTAATCTATATTTTGAAGTATCACTATCTCGAGTGACTATTGAATGGTTTAAAAGAGTGGTAAGTATTCTGTGCACAGTACTTTTTGGAATAGAAAGCAAAGAAGAGATCTCTGTAACCCCTAAACTTCTTTCGGCATCACTTAAGCAATCAAGTATTTTAATTGTTTTTTCAACTGATTTCATAATGATAACCTTTGACTGTTCTATAATATGGAACAGTATTCCAAACTATAT of the Atribacterota bacterium genome contains:
- the arcC gene encoding carbamate kinase; this encodes MAKVILIALGGNAIKQSNEKGSSEEQFRNCWKTTQYITNIIEKLAPEDRLVITHGNGPQVGNLMVQQKAAEEVVPAHPMDVVGAMTQGQIGYMLQQTLINHLKEKNINKPVCAILNQVLVDRNDPEFEGENASKPVGNFLNEEEADEMKRNNPDYIFKKVKPNGDRCWRRVVPSPDPIANLEGEVIKKLVDAGVIVIASGGGGIPVLKDDQGIIKGIEAVIDKDLAGERLAEIISANILFVLTDVEKAKINFGKPNEKELGIVNYKEIKRFYDEGHFLAGSMGPKVKACLRFLENGGEKAIISSLDKVIEAYKGETGTIIEK
- a CDS encoding IclR family transcriptional regulator; this encodes MKSVEKTIKILDCLSDAERSLGVTEISSLLSIPKSTVHRILTTLLNHSIVTRDSDTSKYRLGVQILKYANSFYDSFDFRQYSKNILKAVCMETHLTTFLCIWQDGKGICIDSVVSSHNSHAHHLFVEVGKIMPFHCAASAKILLAYQAPKEISRIITNNQFRKYTSKTITDPDMLKKHLQTVKLQNFAVCDEELEVGIRAISVPIKDLNNQPIASLTITGLVSRIPINKLSYFIENLTKAAEKISNKVGYKRNLF